The region CCAGGGTTCCTGACACCCCCATGGTCAAGGCCGAACGCGCACAGGCTGGGACCACGCCGGAGATCATCGGGGCGTCTTGGTGCTGGAGGGCTCCAGGGTCCAGAAAGGGATTTCCGTCCAGAGTCAGGTCATTTACCTCGGGCAGCTCGTCTCGCCGCGGTTCCCTGCTTAGCTTGTTGCAGCTGAGATCAAGCGCGCTGAGCTTGGGCGGCAGTCCTTTAGGCACTTGCTCCAGCCCAGCGAACGACAAATTGAGAGAGCTTAGCGCCCTGGGCCAGACACACCGGGTAGCGCCCGGGGCGGTGGCGCGCAGCGAGTTGTGGCTGAGGTCCAGGCTTCGGGGCTGCACCCTCGCTGCCTCCAGCGCCGCGCACACGCCGCTCAGCGTCTCCATCCCGGCGTTGCGTAGCGCTAGATATTGGAGGGCCGGGAACTTGTGCGGACAGAGAGCCGCCATCAGCCCGCTGTCGCCGAGACCGGGATTGTTAGACAGGTCTAGGGTGGTGAGAGCCTCGAAGGCGGAGAGCCCTGCGCACGGAAAGGCAAGCGAATGTGCTCGGGCAACGTTCAGCTCCTTGAGCCCAGGCTTGAGCCACTGCTGCAGTTCGCCGAGCCAGGCGCCTCCTGTTGCCCACGATACGTTACGGAGACTGAGCCTGGTGAGCGCAGGCCCAGCGGCTTCCAGAGGCGTCGGGGGCGTCGGGCCGGTTACCTCCAGGTCCTCAAGCGTCAGTTCCTTGAGACGAGAGTACCCGAGCGCGCGCAGAACGGCGACCAGAAGCTGAGCGGGAACCTGTGCAGCGCCCAGCTTGAGTCGCCGAACGCGCAGAGCCTTGATTGTGTCAGCATACTGCTTCGGGTCGGTGTCAGCTCCCTTGAGAAATTGTTCCAGGCTGCGGCCGCCGCCACGGATCTCCACCTCTACGGCAACCATACACTGAAAAGCGCTAGACCAGTCAGGCTTGGGATCCGTAAAGTTGCAGACACAGCGGAAATCGTCGTCGTCCAGCTCGCAGGGCTCTGTGGTGTCCGCAGACACACGcagcagcggcggcagcagcagcagcagcaggcagggcACGCACACCTGGAAAGACAGCGGAGGTCAGGGCGGCCCAAGCCGGTTCCTAAGGTTCCCCGAATAGCCCCCGTTTCGGCCCCAAGAGCATACTCTCACCATAGTCGGTAGATCCTCAgagcctctgcctctctctggttATCGGCTGGACTGTGGCTTCTTTCCTTTTCAGTGGCTCACGCCGCCTTCCAGGCTCCACAAACCGATCTGTCCTTACTCTTTGGCAGCCTCTGAGAGTTTATGTAACCCTGTGATGTCGCTCTGCTCCCCCTTCTTTGAACCCTGTCACTCCCCACCTTTCTTCCTCCCAGCCACCCCATTTGCTACTCTTCCTGGAAATTTCGCAATGAAGGATGTTGCCAGGAGAGGGGCTATAACAGGAAGGATCTTGCAAGGCATCTATTCCTCTGACCCAGGCAGTGCCCGGATGACTCAGATGCCTCCAGGCTTGTCTGGGTTGGAGAAAGGGAGATCCCCAGTTCCTCAGGACAGGATTCTCAATGTCCCCTGCCCCTATCCCAGTGATTCAGGCTGGGTACTTTCCATAACTTTTCCCTAGTCTTGGTGGTTGTTATTACCTTCTTGTCAACCAAGTTCAACTCCCTGAATATCCTCAGATATTTAACTGGATATATTGTGGAAGAGACTGCAAACTTCATTTATTGACTCCAAGGGCTAGTTTGAGAGAAGGAAGTTGGTCTAAAGAACAGCTTCCCCCCAAtgtgcttttttgttgtttgctgACTTGttctttaaatgtgtttatt is a window of Muntiacus reevesi chromosome 1, mMunRee1.1, whole genome shotgun sequence DNA encoding:
- the CD14 gene encoding monocyte differentiation antigen CD14; translation: MVCVPCLLLLLLPPLLRVSADTTEPCELDDDDFRCVCNFTDPKPDWSSAFQCMVAVEVEIRGGGRSLEQFLKGADTDPKQYADTIKALRVRRLKLGAAQVPAQLLVAVLRALGYSRLKELTLEDLEVTGPTPPTPLEAAGPALTRLSLRNVSWATGGAWLGELQQWLKPGLKELNVARAHSLAFPCAGLSAFEALTTLDLSNNPGLGDSGLMAALCPHKFPALQYLALRNAGMETLSGVCAALEAARVQPRSLDLSHNSLRATAPGATRCVWPRALSSLNLSFAGLEQVPKGLPPKLSALDLSCNKLSREPRRDELPEVNDLTLDGNPFLDPGALQHQDAPMISGVVPACARSALTMGVSGTLALLQGARGFA